Genomic window (Paraburkholderia phenazinium):
GCGTGACCGGCTGGGCGATCAGCGTCTTCAGCTGGACATCGCCGGACGTGGACACCACGTCGATCGTCCACGTGAAATCGCGCCCGATCCGCGAGCGGCCAATGGCCCGCTGCGGGAGCAGGACATTATTTCCTGCCGGGGTGTCCAGTTTAAGCAGGCGGTCCTGCTGTGAAAGACCTCCGCCTGTCACCCCGATTATGTTCTGGGTATCCATGCCGCCTCTGACTTTATTTTCAGTCCGTGTCGCGTAATTCTACCCGCCAGTCATCGTTTCGTAATAGTGAAAATCCAAATGGAATGTTAAATCTGGATTGCCACAGGAAATCATTTATTCAAATCGGCTCAATAAACAGGCCTGCAAATAATGGATATGCGTTTTACATCGATTCCGGTTGCGAGGCGCCTGACTTCCAGAACCAGAAGACAAAGCCCAGCCCCGTAGCGTTTGCGTGAATACCTCTTAACGCCGCGGTATGGATTTTCTGCTGGGTACGCTCACGGCACGGCTGGCGGTGATGGCAATTCGCCCTGTGCATCCGGGAGCGCAAAAACGAATACGTCGAACGCCTTTTTGTCGCCATCACTCCCTGACGAGCCTCAAATACAGGCCTTCGTCCGGGTCCGAGAAGCCGTACAGCGGGGCTGTATCAAACAGAATGCTTACCGGACTGCCATCGGATGCCCGAGATGAGGTCCAGTAAGCTCGGTCCGGGATGCCCGGAAACGCGGTGTACGCCACTCCCGTGCCGACGGGCTGAGTGTGACAGCCTTCCTGTACGATCTCCGCCTCGTGAAAGCAGATGAGCAACCCTCCCAGCTCATCACGACTCGGCACGCGCCAGTTCGTGTCTCCAGCGTAGCCCTTTCCGCTATTGAAATCCGCCACGCGCTTCATTGCGTCAGACAGCGTGAGCCTCTCCGGTGCACCCTGGCAGTCCGCACCGTCCCATTTTTGGCCAACGCTACAACGCATCCACGTCAACCCCGTTCGAGCATCCTTGACTGTCGCGCCGCTACTCTGAATCAGATAGCGTCCATCGACCAGATTGTTCGTTAATTGGGCAAAGCTGCGGAACGTCAGCGTCAAAGCGCTTGCGAGCAGCAACATGCGGAGCCACACGACTCGTCGATTTATAGCTGCTGGTCCAGCGGAGGGATTAGCGATCGGCATGGTTGGGCGGTAAGCGTTAGGCGCGGCTAACCTGCCACATTGAACAAGCCCCCTAATCTTGAGCGGGGGACCATTGCCAGTTCGTAGCGCCCCACGAACTCTCCTGAATCACGGGCATGATTTCACCCGCCTTGAAGTAGCGACGGCTTCCCTCTTTCGCAGGAGTTTGCCACCAGCCCGCCTCGGGGCAGGGACTACCACCTGGCACGTTATGTCGGGCCTGCTCATGTTTCGCGGGCTGCGGGACAATCTCGGGCGGTTCCGGTATCGGCGGCGCGTCAGGCAAGTCAAAGCGGGCCACCCACGCGCGCGCATTCCTGGTATCCGCACTCGGAAGATCGGGGATATATGTGTGCAAGGCGTCCGGATTCGGAGAGCGCAGCGCGCGCAACACGTTATTCACGAACACATACGGCTCAGGCAATCCTTCTTCGGGCGCACCGAGACGCGGGAAATCTCCCGCACGGATCATCAAACACGCGTTGGCGCGTTCGATGTGAATGTCGGGGCGGTCCAGTTTTTCGCGTATCGCCGCCTCTCCGCCCAATCGTTCGATGAACAGTTCGCCAAGTATCGTGTACCAGTTCACACCCTTGATGAAACCCCACCGATGAATCTTTGATCCAGGATGCAGATAGTCATAATGCGCGGTCATTTCTTCCGTAGACTCGCCGTCATACGTACTGGTGCCGTAATCTGCGCTTTGTAGATGCGCAGTGCTATCAATCTCCAATCCGCTGAAGCGTTCTGCAAGCGCCCATTCCTGCGGCATATAGCGGTGGTAGTTGAACGCCAGGACTGGGGCAAGTCCTCCGTAGCCACCTCGTACCACTAGCTTGTTGCACACATAACGCAAGAATTCCTCATACTGCCTTATGCCCTCGTTGGTGGTAACTAGATCCATCGGGACATTGAATTTCAGGTGCGACAGCCCGGATTCCTTTCCTTTAGTCACGCGCAGTAGTCCGTTGGGGTGGACATAGTCCTGCGCAAGTGCCGATCCGGTTAGTGTCTGGATGTTGTACTCCCCCGCTGTATCTTGATCGGTCACACTGGAACGAACAACGCTGACTTCAAGGTGCGATGGTGTATCGGCAATCGCATTTCGAATCTTCTCCACACCCTTTGCGTTCCGTTTCGTGAATTTCCCCAGATCAGCATCCTTGCCCCCTTTCAGATGCTCGCCGAACATTTCATCAAACCGGTCGAAGCAATCGAGAATCGCCTGTCGCACTTCCGGCTGCGAGCCTCGCTCAAAGAATACCGTGCCGATCACACCCGGCAACACGCCCATCGTGTTATTGGCAAGCCGCACGCTCAAATCTTCCTGATAGCGCGCAAGCGCCTGACGCGGTGTCAGGACAGGTTTCGAATCACTCAAAGCCATAGTTGGGTTACCTGTTTATCTATCGGGTATGGAGCCAGTCAACCGCCAGCCGCAGTAAGAACGCCTCCGGTTGCTCCCGTCTCTCCGAGCGCAGCGGCTAGCGCGGCAACGGCGTCTGCGCCAGCTTCAATCACCACGCCGAGCGCCACGGCGAGTGCGGCAGCAGCCTCTACGCCGGCTGCGATAATCGCACACAGGGCGGCGAGAATCGCAATCAGTTCGGGAAGCAACAGGATCACGATGACGACGCCCACGACCACGGCCACCGCAATTGCCACCCCTTTCAGTAGCGTCATACCGACCTGCGCCCAGTCGATGTGCTTGAGCACTTCCCACGTCATATCGGTCATTCGTACAATCGAGTCCCACCCGGCTTTTAGCTGCGCGGAGGTATAGGCGTAAATCTTCTCTCCTTCCTCACTGACGTATGTCCACGTATCACTCGCCTTGTCGCGCACCCATTGACCCGCAGTGAACATCCACGCCGCATGCTGGTGAAGATAAGCGCTAGTTTCGGCGGACACATAGGCATAGCCACGCTGAACCGCATCCCATATCGGCGCAACGGCCTTTTCAGCTTCTTCCCCATACTCGTGTGCTTTTTGCCACCAGTCCTCATACCAGACGTAATGCGGGATAGCGGGTACGGTACGAATAGGAGCGGTCTGTCGCTGCTTTTCATCTTCAGTTTTCGGTGCGGGGATGGGTGCAGGTTTAATTTTTTTTGCTAGTTCGCCATTGCAATCGCTCACATCGATTACCGTCATGCGTGTTTTGAAGTCACCCGAGATCATCTGATAGGCGCGTTCTTGTCCCACCCCCCAATCGTCACCCGGAAACTTGACCTCAACCAGTCTCAACAGATTGTCGACATGCGCACCGCCTTCACGGTCGATATTGCCGCGACCGGGCCAGAGCACCTCCGGGTTTTTCACGATAATCACATCGGGACGTCGCAGCTTTCCAGGTGTCGCACCTTTCGGAAATGGGTTCAGACTGCGGCGACGCTCCGATCCTTGAGGCTTAGCGTCACTCAGGAAAGGAGTGGGGGCGAGGGCACCGGAAGTTGCATCAGCCGGTGTCATATCGAAACTCACTTCGGCCTTGTACTGGAACAGCCAGTTCCAAAGCTTCTCCTCGGCAATCATCGGGACGCTCATCCCAGCCTGACAGATCAATCGGTGGATTATCGAACCGTCACGTAACTTGACCGGG
Coding sequences:
- a CDS encoding type VI immunity family protein; translation: MALSDSKPVLTPRQALARYQEDLSVRLANNTMGVLPGVIGTVFFERGSQPEVRQAILDCFDRFDEMFGEHLKGGKDADLGKFTKRNAKGVEKIRNAIADTPSHLEVSVVRSSVTDQDTAGEYNIQTLTGSALAQDYVHPNGLLRVTKGKESGLSHLKFNVPMDLVTTNEGIRQYEEFLRYVCNKLVVRGGYGGLAPVLAFNYHRYMPQEWALAERFSGLEIDSTAHLQSADYGTSTYDGESTEEMTAHYDYLHPGSKIHRWGFIKGVNWYTILGELFIERLGGEAAIREKLDRPDIHIERANACLMIRAGDFPRLGAPEEGLPEPYVFVNNVLRALRSPNPDALHTYIPDLPSADTRNARAWVARFDLPDAPPIPEPPEIVPQPAKHEQARHNVPGGSPCPEAGWWQTPAKEGSRRYFKAGEIMPVIQESSWGATNWQWSPAQD
- a CDS encoding VRR-NUC domain-containing protein; amino-acid sequence: MGGTLQPAGSCETIKERQAKYAYLPPGTKGYLQEKVETALKTARYIPVKLRDGSIIHRLICQAGMSVPMIAEEKLWNWLFQYKAEVSFDMTPADATSGALAPTPFLSDAKPQGSERRRSLNPFPKGATPGKLRRPDVIIVKNPEVLWPGRGNIDREGGAHVDNLLRLVEVKFPGDDWGVGQERAYQMISGDFKTRMTVIDVSDCNGELAKKIKPAPIPAPKTEDEKQRQTAPIRTVPAIPHYVWYEDWWQKAHEYGEEAEKAVAPIWDAVQRGYAYVSAETSAYLHQHAAWMFTAGQWVRDKASDTWTYVSEEGEKIYAYTSAQLKAGWDSIVRMTDMTWEVLKHIDWAQVGMTLLKGVAIAVAVVVGVVIVILLLPELIAILAALCAIIAAGVEAAAALAVALGVVIEAGADAVAALAAALGETGATGGVLTAAGG
- a CDS encoding DUF1566 domain-containing protein gives rise to the protein MLLLASALTLTFRSFAQLTNNLVDGRYLIQSSGATVKDARTGLTWMRCSVGQKWDGADCQGAPERLTLSDAMKRVADFNSGKGYAGDTNWRVPSRDELGGLLICFHEAEIVQEGCHTQPVGTGVAYTAFPGIPDRAYWTSSRASDGSPVSILFDTAPLYGFSDPDEGLYLRLVRE